One window from the genome of Macrobrachium rosenbergii isolate ZJJX-2024 chromosome 2, ASM4041242v1, whole genome shotgun sequence encodes:
- the LOC136842146 gene encoding cerebellar degeneration-related antigen 1-like: MEDVEFEDVIEDVEFVDAMEDVEFVDVTEDVEFEDVMEDVEYDVEFLDVTEDVEFGDVMEDVEFLEVTEDVEFEDVREDVEYVEVTEDVEFVDVTEDVEFVDVMSQFEDSWRTWNLWMSRDVEFEDVMEDEMWTSRRTWT, from the exons atggaggacgtggaatttgaggatgtcatagaggacgtggaatttgtggatgccatggaggacgtggaatttgtggaTGTCACGGAGGACGTagaatttgaggacgtcatggaggacgtggaatat gacgtggaatttttggacgtcacggaggacgtggaatttggggacgtcatggaggacgtggaattttTGGAAGTCAcggaggatgtggaatttgaggacgtcagaGAGGATGTGGAATATGTGGAAGTaacggaggacgtggaatttgtggacgtcacggaggacgtggaatttgtggaTGTCATGTCCCAATTTGAGGACTcatggaggacgtggaatttgtggaTGTCACGGGACGTagaatttgaggacgtcatggAGGACGAAATGTGGACGTCACGTAGGACGTGGACttga